Proteins from one Thermomicrobiales bacterium genomic window:
- a CDS encoding aldolase/citrate lyase family protein has translation MATNTLKQKLAEGKWVSGPIVEEIRTVGGVKMLALAGHDFLWWDMEHNFYDWDNLLNLVQLTHLFGMTPLVRVTDLSYAAVARALDTGAQGIVIPRVDNAEQAEQAVSYAKYPPRGRRGAGGMARNFYESKSALQSVEDGNAETMVILQIEHPNAIDELDAICSVDGVDVICVGPQDLSVNMGIHGQFDNPVFQETIGRINQICAKHGKPVGMVSRDAASFKTWGGLGCRFIVCNSDLSLIFQQASRDRKTLEEVLG, from the coding sequence ATGGCAACCAACACGCTGAAGCAAAAACTGGCCGAGGGAAAGTGGGTTAGCGGACCGATCGTGGAGGAGATCCGCACGGTTGGCGGCGTCAAGATGCTGGCGCTGGCCGGGCACGATTTCCTCTGGTGGGACATGGAGCACAACTTCTACGATTGGGACAACCTGCTCAACCTGGTCCAGCTCACCCATCTGTTCGGTATGACACCGCTGGTGCGCGTGACCGACCTGTCGTATGCCGCGGTTGCCCGGGCGCTCGATACCGGCGCGCAGGGAATCGTGATCCCGCGTGTCGACAATGCCGAGCAGGCCGAGCAAGCGGTCTCCTATGCCAAGTACCCCCCGCGCGGCCGACGCGGCGCGGGAGGCATGGCGCGCAATTTCTACGAGTCGAAGTCCGCGTTGCAGTCGGTCGAAGACGGCAATGCCGAAACCATGGTAATCCTGCAAATCGAGCATCCGAACGCCATCGATGAGCTGGATGCGATCTGCTCGGTCGACGGTGTCGATGTCATCTGTGTCGGGCCGCAGGACCTTTCGGTCAACATGGGCATCCATGGTCAGTTCGACAATCCAGTGTTCCAGGAAACGATCGGAAGGATCAATCAGATCTGCGCGAAACACGGCAAACCGGTCGGCATGGTGAGCCGCGATGCCGCGTCGTTCAAGACCTGGGGCGGTCTTGGCTGCCGCTTCATCGTTTGCAACAGTGATCTCAGTCTGATCTTCCAGCAAGCGTCTCGTGACCGGAAGACGCTGGAAGAGGTGTTGGGATAG
- a CDS encoding TIM barrel protein: MPKFAANLTMLYQEYPLLERIERAAAAGFRGVEILYPYGEDVEAIRAALAARDLELVLFNVPSGNQAAGDRGMANDPRRVGEYRAAVDLALSVQRTLPATRFNSTIGRQLPDVSIADQFETARTNYAWAASRCESQGVLLCVEPLNRIDNPGYMIPTSTQMLALIEEIGHPNLRLQYDFYHQQRMEGNLVAFLADHIGQIGHIQIADSPDRHEPGTGEINYDFVFEKIDELGYGGWVSLEYKPSTTTEASLGWLKRFGYDV; the protein is encoded by the coding sequence ATGCCGAAGTTTGCCGCCAATTTGACCATGCTGTATCAGGAGTATCCGCTTCTGGAGCGGATCGAGCGCGCGGCGGCCGCCGGATTCCGGGGTGTCGAGATTCTCTATCCCTATGGTGAGGACGTCGAAGCGATCCGCGCGGCCCTTGCGGCGCGCGATCTCGAGCTCGTGTTGTTCAACGTGCCGTCTGGCAATCAGGCCGCTGGCGACCGGGGAATGGCGAACGACCCCCGGCGAGTCGGAGAGTACCGCGCGGCGGTCGATCTGGCGCTCTCCGTGCAGCGGACATTGCCAGCGACACGGTTCAACAGCACTATCGGACGGCAGTTGCCTGATGTTTCCATTGCTGACCAGTTCGAGACCGCCAGGACGAACTACGCCTGGGCGGCGAGCCGATGCGAGTCCCAGGGGGTACTGCTTTGCGTCGAGCCGTTGAACCGGATCGACAATCCCGGCTACATGATTCCGACCTCGACCCAGATGCTTGCCCTGATCGAAGAGATCGGCCACCCGAACCTGAGGCTGCAGTACGACTTCTATCACCAGCAACGGATGGAAGGAAACCTCGTCGCGTTTCTGGCCGACCATATCGGCCAGATCGGGCATATTCAGATCGCGGACAGCCCGGATCGGCACGAACCCGGCACCGGCGAGATCAACTATGACTTCGTGTTCGAGAAGATCGATGAGCTCGGCTACGGTGGCTGGGTATCACTCGAGTACAAACCGTCGACGACCACCGAAGCGAGCTTGGGCTGGTTGAAGCGGTTCGGGTATGACGTTTAG
- a CDS encoding ribonuclease activity regulator RraA — MDPLDPHVLADLARASTATITTQLFQRGFRNTFLNGVRPLNPNAARFVGEAVTLRSIPAREDLDVVSAFQDPNHPQRKAIETVGPGQVLVMDCRGDLRAANGGGILTTRAMKRGAVGIVSDGAFRDSPEIGRMNFPVFAAGASATISLAVHHAVDVNVPIGCAGVPVFPGDILVGDEEGVVVIPRHLAAEIAAPAAEQEAFEAFILKKIEAGAALPGTYPANAETRAEYEAYKSGEGMSEQEAYRFEQ; from the coding sequence GTGGACCCCTTGGACCCGCACGTATTGGCCGATCTGGCGCGCGCCAGCACCGCTACGATCACGACCCAGCTGTTTCAGCGCGGCTTCCGCAACACGTTCCTGAACGGCGTGCGCCCGCTCAATCCGAACGCGGCCCGCTTCGTCGGCGAAGCGGTGACCTTGCGCAGCATCCCCGCGCGCGAAGATCTCGACGTTGTCAGCGCGTTCCAGGATCCCAACCATCCGCAACGCAAGGCCATCGAAACGGTCGGACCGGGGCAGGTGCTCGTCATGGATTGCCGGGGCGATCTGCGCGCGGCGAATGGCGGCGGCATCTTGACGACGCGGGCGATGAAGCGCGGCGCCGTTGGGATCGTGAGCGATGGCGCGTTCCGCGACTCGCCGGAAATCGGGCGCATGAACTTCCCTGTCTTCGCGGCCGGAGCATCGGCCACGATCAGCCTCGCTGTGCACCATGCAGTGGACGTCAACGTCCCGATCGGCTGCGCCGGTGTCCCGGTCTTTCCGGGTGACATCCTGGTGGGAGACGAAGAAGGAGTCGTCGTCATCCCGCGCCATCTGGCGGCCGAAATTGCCGCGCCGGCTGCCGAACAGGAAGCCTTCGAGGCCTTCATCCTGAAAAAGATCGAGGCTGGCGCCGCGCTTCCTGGCACCTATCCCGCCAACGCTGAAACGAGGGCGGAGTACGAAGCGTACAAATCCGGCGAGGGCATGTCAGAACAGGAAGCGTATCGATTCGAGCAGTAA